The proteins below come from a single Dethiosulfovibrio salsuginis genomic window:
- a CDS encoding SUMF1/EgtB/PvdO family nonheme iron enzyme: MPTIFTKDSLRAAVEAATGGKATVLYDDKGYPSYMYRISKFNLQDIDPLLGNGVHPAFVSNGVEKSELLVGMYQARIHDGRACSYPGVDPSTYVNYDAARNVCKAKGAGWHLMTNWEWAAIALWCLKNGFQPRGNTNYGRAHDATFETATRTDKKNPGDTSGGRTLTGAGPASWRHDGTPSGIADLVGNVSEIVDGLKLVDGKIYMPNDNNFDMAEADWPNTGFAFDNTVDGAAGAPILSNAVTKSTGETPYSSLTWKDLTAKAGLAVTSKLAAAGIAPLSLLEGAGAYEEAPRGTLYMRNVGERVPYRGGDWGNGSGAGLFYLYLGGLRSGSNDGIGFRPAFLL, encoded by the coding sequence ATGCCTACTATTTTTACGAAAGACTCTCTCAGGGCGGCGGTGGAGGCCGCTACAGGAGGCAAGGCGACTGTCCTGTACGACGATAAAGGCTACCCGTCCTATATGTACCGAATATCGAAGTTCAACCTCCAGGATATCGATCCTCTCTTGGGCAACGGCGTCCACCCTGCGTTCGTGAGCAATGGAGTGGAGAAGTCCGAGCTTCTGGTAGGCATGTACCAGGCACGGATCCACGATGGGCGAGCCTGTAGCTACCCTGGTGTAGATCCATCTACCTATGTGAATTACGACGCCGCTCGCAATGTCTGTAAGGCCAAGGGGGCCGGGTGGCATCTCATGACCAATTGGGAGTGGGCGGCCATCGCCCTGTGGTGTCTGAAGAATGGATTCCAGCCCCGAGGGAATACTAATTACGGCAGAGCCCATGACGCTACCTTCGAGACGGCCACCAGAACAGACAAAAAAAACCCCGGCGACACCTCGGGAGGAAGGACCCTCACAGGCGCTGGGCCTGCCTCTTGGAGGCACGACGGAACCCCGTCAGGCATCGCTGACCTGGTCGGCAACGTATCCGAGATCGTCGATGGGCTGAAGCTTGTCGATGGCAAAATCTACATGCCCAACGATAATAACTTCGACATGGCCGAAGCCGACTGGCCGAATACGGGGTTCGCTTTTGACAACACGGTGGATGGCGCAGCAGGTGCCCCTATACTGAGCAACGCCGTCACAAAAAGCACAGGGGAAACGCCCTATTCTTCTCTCACGTGGAAGGATCTAACGGCAAAAGCGGGTTTAGCTGTGACATCTAAGCTTGCTGCAGCTGGAATTGCCCCTTTATCTCTACTTGAGGGGGCTGGTGCTTACGAAGAAGCCCCTAGGGGGACACTGTACATGCGGAACGTCGGAGAGCGTGTGCCCTACCGTGGTGGCGACTGGGGCAACGGCTCGGGCGCCGGATTGTTCTACTTGTACCTGGGCGGCTTGCGCTCCGGCTCGAACGACGGCATCGGGTTCCGCCCCGCTTTTCTTTTGTAG
- a CDS encoding four helix bundle protein yields MADGLKIKQKHEDLMMYLYPALRQFPRSEKYAMATDIKRSLIRMLELITKANKAKRKLPVLLDLDTEIDVLRTLLRVSMELRFLPNGVSVFR; encoded by the coding sequence ATGGCTGATGGACTAAAGATCAAGCAGAAACATGAGGACTTGATGATGTACCTATACCCTGCGCTTAGACAGTTCCCTAGGTCAGAAAAATACGCTATGGCTACGGATATCAAGCGATCCCTGATACGAATGCTTGAGCTAATTACGAAAGCCAATAAAGCGAAACGCAAACTCCCGGTATTGCTGGATCTGGATACCGAGATAGACGTCCTGAGGACGCTGTTAAGGGTGTCTATGGAGCTTAGGTTTTTACCTAACGGTGTCTCGGTTTTTAGGTGA
- a CDS encoding phage tail sheath subtilisin-like domain-containing protein, giving the protein MPEQFLHGVEVIEIEDGSRPIRTVRSAVIGLIGTAPEADEAAFPINQPVLIAGSRSEAAKLGEIGTLPAGIDGIFDQAGALVVVVRVAEGISETETMSNVVGGVNSATGQYEGVHVFLGAESKTGYQPRIICAPGFTHQRTEDPSSPGAFLANPVVSELQGIVDRLRAVVIADGPNKTDEAAFSYAEDFGTARIYVVDPFVTVFKGGAYVDEPSSARVAGIIAKSDADRGFWWSPSNNPIYGIVGTARPVDFSLGDPNARANLLNEHNVTTIIRQDGYRLWGNRTLSSDPKWAFLCVRRTADIINDSLQRAHLWAVDRNLTKTYFDAVVEGVNAYLRHLTAIGAILGGRCWANPDLNTPSQLKAGKCYFDFDFTASAPAEHITFRSHLVDDYYRDIFK; this is encoded by the coding sequence ATGCCTGAGCAATTTTTACATGGAGTAGAGGTAATAGAGATAGAAGATGGATCAAGACCAATTAGGACGGTAAGATCAGCTGTGATTGGCCTGATCGGTACCGCTCCAGAGGCCGACGAGGCAGCATTCCCGATTAATCAGCCTGTTTTGATAGCTGGCAGCAGATCTGAGGCTGCAAAGTTAGGGGAAATTGGGACACTCCCCGCCGGGATTGATGGCATATTTGATCAAGCTGGAGCCTTGGTCGTTGTCGTTCGGGTGGCGGAGGGAATTTCGGAGACAGAGACCATGTCCAATGTCGTTGGTGGTGTTAATTCAGCGACAGGCCAATACGAAGGAGTGCATGTTTTTCTCGGGGCTGAATCCAAGACTGGATATCAGCCCCGAATTATTTGTGCCCCTGGATTTACTCATCAGCGGACTGAAGATCCTAGTTCTCCTGGGGCTTTTTTGGCCAACCCAGTAGTATCGGAGCTTCAGGGTATCGTCGATCGACTCAGGGCAGTAGTCATCGCCGACGGACCGAACAAAACCGACGAGGCAGCCTTCTCCTATGCGGAGGATTTCGGGACGGCTAGGATATATGTTGTGGATCCCTTCGTTACGGTCTTTAAGGGTGGAGCATACGTGGACGAGCCGTCCTCCGCCAGGGTTGCGGGTATTATCGCTAAAAGCGATGCTGATCGAGGTTTCTGGTGGAGCCCGTCCAACAACCCGATATACGGCATCGTGGGCACAGCTAGGCCGGTGGACTTCTCTCTTGGAGATCCCAACGCCAGGGCTAACCTGCTGAATGAGCACAATGTGACAACTATTATCCGGCAGGACGGATACAGGCTGTGGGGCAACCGGACCTTATCGAGCGATCCTAAGTGGGCTTTCCTATGCGTTAGGCGGACGGCGGATATCATCAACGACAGCCTCCAACGGGCCCACCTGTGGGCGGTGGACCGAAATTTAACAAAAACCTACTTCGATGCCGTGGTTGAGGGCGTAAATGCCTATCTTCGCCACCTGACGGCAATAGGAGCGATTCTTGGAGGGCGCTGTTGGGCAAACCCAGATCTCAACACCCCTAGCCAGCTCAAGGCAGGCAAATGCTATTTTGACTTTGACTTTACGGCGTCTGCTCCTGCGGAGCACATAACTTTTCGTAGTCATCTTGTTGATGATTACTACCGAGATATTTTTAAATAA
- a CDS encoding phage major tail tube protein — MITEIRKNMNLFVDGIGFAGKVEEINPPKLAVKMEEFRAGGMDAPVEIDMGMEKLEMDFTIPSMDRALMVLFGLAPGSEVGVVIKGAIEDNSGTILAEEHVGTGRIKTIEPGSMKAGEKPSIKISMALKFYGLSIDGVELVYVDVENMVRRIGGNDRLEEIRSAIGL; from the coding sequence ATGATTACTGAAATAAGAAAAAATATGAACCTCTTTGTCGATGGCATTGGCTTTGCGGGCAAAGTCGAAGAGATCAACCCTCCGAAGCTGGCTGTCAAAATGGAGGAGTTTCGAGCCGGGGGAATGGATGCGCCTGTTGAGATAGATATGGGCATGGAGAAATTGGAGATGGACTTTACCATCCCTAGCATGGACAGAGCTCTAATGGTGCTTTTTGGCCTTGCTCCGGGAAGTGAGGTTGGCGTAGTTATCAAGGGGGCCATTGAGGACAACTCAGGCACCATCTTGGCAGAAGAGCATGTCGGCACAGGACGAATAAAGACTATTGAGCCAGGGAGCATGAAGGCAGGGGAAAAGCCTTCTATAAAAATTTCCATGGCACTGAAGTTTTATGGGTTGAGTATCGATGGCGTCGAGCTGGTCTATGTGGATGTTGAGAATATGGTGCGGCGCATAGGTGGCAATGATCGATTGGAAGAAATACGCTCAGCAATAGGACTATAA
- a CDS encoding phage tail assembly protein yields the protein MTTTVRLLYPVTINGHEITELTMRRPRVKDSLIHEKQFPDKKSGTLESDMAMFVRLCGVAPGDLDGLDMADVAQLQRAFGGFFSSTDDLSEEPV from the coding sequence ATGACTACTACAGTGCGCTTGCTATACCCTGTGACAATCAACGGGCATGAGATCACTGAGCTGACCATGCGCAGACCTAGAGTCAAGGATAGCTTGATCCACGAGAAGCAATTTCCTGACAAAAAGAGTGGAACCTTAGAGTCTGATATGGCCATGTTTGTCCGTTTATGTGGGGTAGCCCCTGGAGATCTTGATGGTCTAGATATGGCTGATGTAGCGCAGTTACAGAGGGCTTTTGGAGGTTTTTTCTCCTCGACGGACGATCTCTCCGAAGAGCCTGTCTAG